One Tachysurus vachellii isolate PV-2020 chromosome 18, HZAU_Pvac_v1, whole genome shotgun sequence DNA segment encodes these proteins:
- the traf7 gene encoding E3 ubiquitin-protein ligase TRAF7 produces MSSGKSHYNHFSGGVSSSASINVCTSDLNHKNRMENTFGTSFSGVAPVSKAETSSNYKQHRRTPSTSSTLAFSARDDDDGMPPIGTSRGSDSAISVRSLHSESNMSLRSTFSLHEEEEDTDPQVFAEQPSVKLCCQLCCNVFKDPVITTCGHTFCRRCALTSEKCPVDNSKLTVVVNNIAVAEQIGELFIHCKYGVRPTASGKPAAFEVDPLGCPFTVKLSTRKDHEVSCDYRPVRCPNNPSCPPLLTMNLEAHLKECEHIKCPHSKYGCTFIGNQDTYETHLEACKFEGLKEFLQQTDDRFHEMQVTLAQKDQDISFLRSMLGKLSEKLDQLEKNLELKFDVLDENQSKLSEDLMEFRRDASMLNDELSHINARLNMGILGSYDPQQIFKCKGTFVGHQGPVWCLCVYSTGDLLFSGSSDKTIKVWDTCTTYKCQKTLEGHDGIVLALCIQGNKLYSGSADCTIIVWDIQNLQKVNTIRAHDNPVCTLVSSHNMLFSGSLKAIKVWDIVGTELKLKKELTGLNHWVRALVASQNHLYSGSYQTIKIWDIRSLECVHVLQTSGGSVYSIAVTNHHIVCGTYENLIHVWDIESKEQVRTLTGHVGTVYALAVISTPDQTKVFSASYDRSLRVWSMDNMICTQTLLRHQGSVTALAVSRGRLFSGAVDSTVKVWTC; encoded by the exons ATGAGCTCCGGTAAATCGCACTACAACCATTTCTCAGGAGGTGTTTCATCATCTGCAAGCATCAACGTCTGCACGTCTGATCTCAACCACAAG AACAGAATGGAGAACACGTTTGGGACGTCCTTTTCAGGAGTTGCCCCTGTTAGCAAAG CTGAGACATCCAGTAATTATAAACAGCACCGTCGAACACCTTCAACCTCCAGCACGCTGGCTTTCTCCGCTCGAGACGATGACGACGGCATG CCACCCATCGGTACGTCACGTGGTTCAGACTCGGCCATCTCCGTTCGTTCTCTTCACTCGGAGTCCAACATGTCCCTGCGCTCGACCTTCTCCCTgcatgaagaagaggaggataCG gatccACAGGTTTTTGCTGAACAGCCGTCAGTCAAACTGTGCTGTCAGCTGTGCTGTAACGTGTTTAAAGACCCCGTCATCACCACATGTGGG CACACCTTCTGCAGGCGATGTGCCTTAACCTCTG AGAAATGCCCAGTGGATAACTCGAAGCTCACCGTGGTGGTGAATAACATTGCTGTGGCTGAGCAGATCGGTGAACTCTTCATTCACTGTAAATATGGTGTACGTCCCACTGCTTCAGGAAAACCAGCCGCCTTTGAGGTGGATCCACTCGGCTGCCCTTTCACCGTCAAACTCAGCACTAGGAA agatcaCGAGGTGAGCTGTGATTACCGGCCGGTGCGCTGCCCGAATAATCCCAGCTGTCCTCCTCTGCTCACTATGAACCTGGAGGCTCATCTGAAGGAATGTGAACACATCAAGTGCCCACATTCTAAATATGG TTGCACGTTCATCGGGAATCAGGACACGTACGAGACGCACCTGGAAGCATGTAAGTTTGAGGGGCTGAAAGAGTTCCTGCAGCAGACAGATGATCGCTTCCATGAGATGCAG GTGACTCTGGCTCAGAAAGATCAGGACATCTCCTTCCTACGCTCCATGCTGGGCAAACTGTCAGAAAAACTCGACCAGCTTGAGAAAAACCTGGAGCTCAAATTTG ATGTGCTGGATGAGAACCAAAGTAAACTAAGTGAAGATCTTATGGAATTCCGTAGAGACGCCTCAATGCTTAAC GATGAACTCTCACATATTAACGCCAGGCTTAACATGGGCATCCTCGGCT CCTATGACCCTCAGCAGATCTTTAAGTGTAAAGGCACATTTGTGGGTCATCAGGGTCCGGTgtggtgtttatgtgtttattccaCTGGTGACCTGCTCTTTAGTGGCTCGTCAGACAAAACCATCAAG GTCTGGGACACTTGTACCACCTACAAGTGCCAGAAAACTCTGGAGGGTCATGATGGCATTGTATTAGCACTGTGTATTcaggg TAATAAGTTGTACAGCGGCTCAGCAGATTGCACCATCATT GTTTGGGACATCCAGAACTTGCAGAAAGTGAACACAATCCGTGCACATGATAACCCCGTGTGCACACTCGTCTCCTCACACAACATGCTTTTCAGCGGCTCACTCAAAGCGATTAAG gTGTGGGACATTGTGGGCACAGAGCTGAAGCTGAAGAAAGAGCTCACGGGTCTGAATCACTGGGTTCGAGCTCTGGTCGCATCTCAGAATCACCTGTACAGCGGATCGTACCAAACCATTAAG ATTTGGGACATTCGTTCTCTTGAGTGCGTACACGTCCTCCAGACCTCCGGGGGCAGCGTTTACTCCATCGCTGTCACCAACCACCACATAGTTTGTGGCACGTACGAGAACCTCATACAC GTGTGGGACATCGAGTCTAAAGAGCAGGTGCGCACACTTACGGGACACGTCGGGACGGTGTACGCTCTGGCTGTCATTTCCACGCCGGACCAGACCAAAGTGTTCAGTGCCTCCTACGATCGCTCACTTAGG GTGTGGAGTATGGACAACATGATCTGCACACAGACTCTGCTGCGGCATCAAGGCAGCGTCACTGCACTGGCCGTCTCAAGAGGCCGTCTGTTTTCTGGAGCCGTGGACAGCACCGTGAAG GTGTGGACCTGCTAA